A DNA window from Flavisolibacter ginsenosidimutans contains the following coding sequences:
- a CDS encoding type III polyketide synthase, whose amino-acid sequence MSKIVSIGTALPAYCHKQTDILSFMQQVYALPPADARKLRFMYNQSGIAQRYSVLPDYGKPMAEWKFYPPTENLEPFPSLEQRMAVYNKQAPLLSIDAIRDCLSHKHLPQNITHLITVSCTGMSAPGLDLQIMELMDLPKTIFRTSVNFMGCYAATHALKIADALCRNDKGAQVLIVCTELCTLHFQREATMDNMMSSLLFADGAAAVLLMNDEAKAEGLFLDAFYSEIIRKGKRDMAWELSSTGFLMTLSGYVPELIEEDFAVIVQRALSTNNAVKDDVSHWCVHPGGKKILEAIHKTLSFKNGELAASYEVLNEVGNLSSASILFVLKKILQQKTAVKKLFGAAFGPGLTVETFMAHA is encoded by the coding sequence TTGAGCAAAATTGTTTCCATCGGCACAGCGCTTCCGGCTTATTGCCACAAGCAAACGGACATTCTTTCCTTCATGCAGCAAGTGTATGCCCTGCCGCCCGCCGACGCCCGCAAGCTGCGTTTCATGTACAACCAGTCGGGCATTGCGCAACGTTATTCGGTGCTGCCCGATTACGGCAAACCAATGGCTGAATGGAAGTTTTATCCCCCCACGGAAAACCTTGAGCCTTTTCCTTCGCTTGAACAACGCATGGCGGTTTACAACAAACAGGCGCCATTGCTTTCTATTGATGCCATTCGCGATTGTCTTTCGCACAAACATCTTCCGCAAAATATTACACACCTGATTACCGTTAGCTGCACGGGCATGAGCGCACCGGGACTTGATTTGCAGATCATGGAGTTAATGGACTTGCCGAAAACTATTTTTCGCACCTCGGTTAATTTCATGGGATGCTATGCGGCCACTCACGCCTTGAAAATTGCCGACGCACTTTGCAGAAACGATAAAGGTGCGCAGGTTTTGATTGTATGTACCGAGTTGTGCACCCTGCATTTTCAGCGTGAAGCCACGATGGACAACATGATGTCTTCACTCTTGTTTGCTGATGGTGCGGCGGCTGTTTTGTTGATGAACGATGAAGCAAAGGCAGAAGGTTTGTTCCTCGATGCTTTTTACAGTGAGATCATAAGGAAGGGCAAACGCGACATGGCATGGGAACTTTCATCAACGGGTTTTTTAATGACCTTGAGCGGTTACGTTCCCGAACTGATTGAAGAAGATTTTGCGGTGATTGTGCAGCGGGCCTTGAGCACTAACAACGCGGTGAAAGATGACGTTTCGCACTGGTGCGTTCATCCCGGCGGCAAAAAAATTCTTGAGGCCATTCACAAAACCCTCTCGTTTAAAAACGGTGAACTTGCGGCCTCGTACGAAGTGCTGAACGAAGTGGGCAATCTTTCGTCAGCTTCCATCTTATTTGTGTTGAAGAAAATATTGCAACAGAAAACCGCGGTAAAAAAATTGTTCGGCGCCGCCTTTGGGCCGGGATTGACTGTGGAAACGTTTATGGCGCATGCATAA
- the yihA gene encoding ribosome biogenesis GTP-binding protein YihA/YsxC: MEIIQASYLISSPSVDKCPAPDRPEYAFIGRSNVGKSSLINMLCQKKEVAKVSASPGKTQMINHFSVTGSDRYDWYLVDLPGYGFAKVAQSQRKSWQKMIKDYIQKRENLVNLFILVDSRVEPQKLDLDFINQLGEWQIPFAIAFTKADKSTQKETARNVQKFLEALKENWEEAPPHFVTSAVKHLGAKQILRFIAEQNKVFEQHKKGRT, encoded by the coding sequence ATGGAAATCATACAGGCTTCTTATTTAATCAGCAGCCCTTCGGTAGATAAATGCCCCGCACCCGACCGGCCTGAATATGCATTCATTGGCCGCAGCAACGTGGGCAAATCATCGCTCATCAACATGCTCTGTCAAAAAAAGGAAGTGGCCAAGGTTTCCGCCTCACCCGGCAAAACACAAATGATTAATCACTTCAGCGTAACCGGTTCCGACCGGTATGATTGGTACCTCGTTGACCTGCCCGGTTATGGCTTTGCTAAGGTTGCCCAAAGCCAGCGCAAAAGCTGGCAAAAGATGATTAAAGACTACATTCAAAAGCGGGAAAATCTTGTAAACCTCTTTATATTGGTGGACAGCCGCGTAGAGCCGCAGAAGCTTGATTTGGATTTCATCAACCAATTGGGTGAATGGCAAATTCCGTTCGCCATTGCCTTTACCAAGGCCGACAAAAGCACGCAAAAAGAAACCGCCCGAAATGTGCAAAAGTTTCTGGAAGCCTTAAAAGAAAACTGGGAAGAAGCACCGCCTCATTTTGTAACATCGGCCGTTAAGCATTTGGGCGCAAAGCAAATTCTCCGTTTTATTGCCGAACAAAACAAGGTCTTCGAGCAACACAAAAAGGGACGCACATAA
- a CDS encoding polysaccharide deacetylase family protein, which produces MQDRQVFQASTATRWQRVKWGSRVLIFIGIILLVAFIIAVGAAVKNTNMPHLQSVEYKPLKDTSSFIYKNSELARKYYGFRKFIDDRDVKAKTREPYQSFVPANFRNITSNTEACRIRAGFFVDWDPQSYYSLQRNVNKLNLVIPEWFFIDPKADTLISKIDGQALAIMQQSGVNIMPVLTNNLGEVFHGDAVHRILTTQAKRERLINDLIRLLKAKHFAGVNVDFEDLVETTDEPLIAFQKELYEKLHAHHLLVTQDVIPFNEDYNYDALAKYNDFLFVMAYDEFSDGTKAGPIAEQKWIEAAVDEATKKLPANKIILGLGAYGYDWPRNSQALPLTYQQALSVAKENDGKIEFNNDTYNLHFSYSDDNDVEHDVYFTDAATAFNTMRFATESDLAGTAIWRLGSEDSRIWDFYNLDMSKEAAQRFDFAEFSSIESTDDVDYNGQGEVLDVVSTPTKGLIKTEQDTSEMLISEENYVQLPSQFIVNAYGWNKQDTARNRKKIVLTFDDGPDANWTPRVLDILSEKHVPATFFVVGKNVEENIPMLKRIYREGHEIGNHTFLHPNVAEISPRRAVIEMESTRLLIECITGHSTVLFRAPYNADFTPQKWEELQPVALARTKNYLDIGESIDPEDWQPGVSADTIFQRVITLKQKFESENQGGNIVLLHDAGGETREATIEALPRIIDYFKQRGYTFTTVADYLGKKKDAVMPPVPKGSGYFLIQANIVLVETIYWINHILFSLFIIFIALSIARILLMAVLTTIERRKEKKAAMLLPTMMQQHPLVSIIVPAYNEEVNAVSSLQNLLKTDYPNFNVVFVDDGSKDDTYAKVADVFKDHPKVKVFTKPNGGKASALNYGISQTHAEFVVCIDADTKLHPTAVSEMMKHFAAEGVGAVAGNVKVGNEVNMLTRWQAIEYISSQNFDRRAFAAVNAITVVPGAIGAFRKKAIEDAGGFTTDTLAEDCDLTIRILRAGYEIRNENKALAFTEVPEKLAQFNKQRFRWSFGILQTFWKHKDVMFNKNYGWLGWLAMPNILLFQYIIPFFIPIADFFMLVGLFTGNASHILPYYIAFMLFDAAVAVAAFRLEKESIGRLIWLIPQRLIYRWIMWWVLFKAVRRAVKGELQSWGVLKRTGKVKEVMA; this is translated from the coding sequence ATGCAAGACAGACAGGTTTTTCAGGCTTCCACCGCTACTCGTTGGCAACGGGTGAAATGGGGCAGCCGCGTATTGATTTTCATCGGCATCATTCTTCTCGTTGCCTTCATCATTGCCGTAGGCGCAGCCGTTAAAAACACAAACATGCCCCACCTGCAATCGGTGGAGTACAAACCGCTGAAAGATACCAGCAGTTTTATTTACAAAAACAGCGAACTGGCCCGCAAATACTACGGCTTTCGCAAGTTTATTGATGACCGCGACGTAAAAGCCAAAACCCGCGAACCTTACCAATCTTTTGTTCCCGCTAACTTTCGAAACATCACGTCCAATACAGAAGCTTGCCGCATTCGCGCCGGCTTTTTTGTTGACTGGGACCCGCAATCTTATTACTCCCTGCAACGCAACGTGAACAAGCTGAACCTCGTTATTCCCGAATGGTTTTTTATTGATCCAAAGGCCGACACTCTTATTTCGAAAATAGACGGACAGGCACTGGCCATCATGCAGCAGTCAGGCGTGAACATCATGCCCGTTCTTACCAACAACCTGGGCGAAGTTTTTCACGGCGACGCCGTACACCGTATTTTGACCACGCAGGCCAAACGCGAACGCCTCATCAACGACCTCATTCGCCTGTTGAAAGCAAAACATTTTGCCGGCGTAAACGTGGACTTTGAAGACTTGGTGGAAACCACCGACGAGCCGCTAATCGCTTTTCAAAAAGAATTGTACGAAAAGCTTCACGCACACCATTTGCTGGTAACGCAGGACGTGATTCCGTTTAACGAAGATTACAATTACGATGCGTTGGCGAAGTACAACGACTTCCTGTTTGTGATGGCCTACGACGAGTTTTCGGACGGCACGAAAGCGGGGCCGATAGCCGAGCAAAAATGGATAGAAGCCGCCGTGGACGAAGCCACTAAAAAGCTTCCCGCCAACAAAATCATCCTGGGCCTTGGCGCTTATGGTTATGACTGGCCCAGGAACAGCCAGGCCTTGCCGCTTACCTATCAGCAAGCCCTTTCCGTGGCCAAGGAAAACGACGGAAAAATTGAATTCAACAACGATACTTACAATTTGCATTTTTCTTATTCCGACGACAACGACGTGGAGCACGACGTGTATTTTACTGATGCGGCCACGGCCTTCAACACCATGCGTTTTGCCACCGAAAGTGACCTCGCCGGAACGGCCATTTGGCGGCTTGGTTCTGAGGACTCTCGCATCTGGGATTTTTACAATCTTGACATGTCGAAAGAAGCGGCGCAGAGGTTTGACTTTGCCGAATTTAGCTCCATTGAATCCACCGACGATGTAGACTACAACGGCCAGGGCGAAGTGCTGGACGTGGTGAGTACGCCAACCAAAGGCCTTATCAAAACGGAACAGGACACAAGCGAAATGCTCATTAGTGAAGAAAACTATGTGCAGCTTCCTTCGCAGTTTATTGTAAACGCTTACGGCTGGAACAAGCAAGACACGGCCCGCAACCGCAAGAAAATTGTACTCACTTTCGATGACGGTCCCGACGCCAACTGGACACCGCGTGTGCTGGATATTCTTTCGGAGAAGCACGTGCCGGCCACATTTTTCGTGGTGGGCAAGAACGTGGAAGAAAACATTCCGATGCTCAAGCGCATTTACCGCGAGGGCCACGAGATTGGCAACCACACCTTTCTGCATCCAAACGTGGCCGAAATAAGTCCGCGGCGGGCGGTGATTGAAATGGAATCAACGCGGTTGTTGATCGAATGCATCACGGGTCATTCAACGGTGCTGTTTCGTGCGCCGTACAACGCCGATTTTACCCCGCAGAAATGGGAGGAATTGCAGCCGGTTGCCCTGGCGCGAACAAAAAATTATCTCGACATCGGCGAGTCCATTGACCCCGAAGACTGGCAGCCAGGGGTGAGCGCTGATACCATTTTTCAACGAGTGATAACGCTAAAACAAAAGTTTGAAAGCGAGAACCAGGGCGGCAACATCGTTCTGTTGCACGATGCCGGCGGCGAAACCCGCGAAGCCACAATTGAAGCCCTGCCGCGCATCATTGATTATTTTAAACAACGCGGTTATACGTTTACGACCGTTGCCGATTATCTCGGAAAAAAGAAAGACGCCGTAATGCCGCCCGTGCCCAAAGGCAGCGGCTATTTTCTCATTCAGGCAAACATTGTTTTGGTAGAAACCATTTACTGGATAAACCACATTTTGTTTTCGCTGTTCATCATCTTCATTGCTCTTTCAATTGCCCGCATTTTACTGATGGCGGTGTTAACCACCATCGAAAGAAGAAAAGAAAAAAAAGCGGCCATGTTGCTGCCAACAATGATGCAGCAACATCCATTGGTTTCCATTATCGTTCCGGCCTACAACGAAGAAGTGAATGCCGTAAGCTCGCTGCAGAATTTATTAAAAACCGACTACCCGAATTTCAACGTTGTTTTTGTTGACGACGGCAGCAAGGACGATACCTACGCAAAAGTGGCCGATGTGTTCAAGGATCATCCAAAAGTGAAAGTGTTTACAAAACCCAACGGCGGTAAAGCCTCTGCGTTAAACTACGGCATTTCTCAAACCCATGCGGAGTTTGTGGTGTGCATTGATGCGGACACGAAACTTCACCCGACGGCTGTGTCAGAAATGATGAAGCATTTTGCCGCTGAAGGAGTGGGAGCGGTGGCCGGAAACGTAAAGGTGGGCAACGAAGTAAACATGCTTACCCGCTGGCAAGCTATCGAATACATCAGCAGCCAAAACTTCGACCGGCGTGCCTTTGCAGCGGTAAACGCCATTACCGTTGTGCCCGGCGCTATTGGCGCTTTCCGCAAAAAAGCCATTGAAGACGCAGGTGGATTTACCACCGATACGCTGGCGGAAGATTGTGACCTTACCATTCGCATTCTTCGCGCAGGCTACGAGATAAGAAACGAAAACAAAGCCCTTGCCTTTACCGAAGTGCCGGAAAAACTTGCGCAGTTTAACAAGCAACGCTTCCGCTGGAGCTTTGGCATTTTGCAAACCTTCTGGAAGCACAAGGACGTTATGTTCAACAAAAATTACGGCTGGCTGGGTTGGCTGGCCATGCCCAATATTTTGTTGTTCCAATACATCATCCCGTTCTTTATTCCCATTGCCGATTTCTTTATGCTTGTTGGGTTGTTCACCGGCAATGCCTCGCATATTCTTCCTTACTACATTGCCTTCATGTTGTTTGATGCGGCCGTTGCAGTCGCTGCTTTCCGGTTGGAAAAAGAAAGCATTGGGCGTTTAATATGGCTGATTCCGCAGCGCCTTATTTACCGCTGGATCATGTGGTGGGTTTTGTTCAAAGCCGTACGCCGCGCTGTGAAAGGAGAACTCCAAAGCTGGGGTGTATTGAAACGGACGGGCAAGGTGAAGGAGGTGATGGCGTGA
- a CDS encoding NAD(P)/FAD-dependent oxidoreductase — protein MVKTDYDIAIVGGGLAGLATAIQLAKKAYSVVLFEKEEYPFQKVCGEYVSLESWAFLESLGLPLHKMSLPLIDTLQLTAPNGKELFTKLPLGGFGISRYLLDKSLADIAAKSGVTILQKTKVDDAKKQDDLFVISFPGNAIKTKVCCAAYGKRNNLDVKWKRPFLRQTSSRLNNYIGIKYHVKTDWKDNVIGLHNFENGYCGISKIEGNEYCLCYMTKAENLKACDNSIEALQENILAQNPHLKKIFSQSEVMKDFPVTISQINFGAKEKVQDGILMLGDAAGMITPLCGNGMSIALHTAKLAAALIDAFLQGKFSQSEMEEAYKKQWNKAFASRLKAGRFIQSFFGGKRLSNFFVGTFKAFPFLTKPVIKLTHGKPF, from the coding sequence ATGGTGAAGACTGATTACGACATAGCCATCGTGGGCGGCGGATTGGCCGGTCTTGCAACGGCCATTCAATTGGCAAAGAAAGCTTACAGCGTTGTGCTGTTTGAAAAAGAAGAATATCCTTTTCAAAAAGTTTGCGGCGAGTATGTGAGTTTGGAAAGCTGGGCTTTTTTGGAGTCGCTTGGATTGCCCTTACACAAAATGAGCTTGCCGTTGATTGATACCTTGCAATTAACAGCGCCAAACGGCAAAGAACTGTTCACAAAACTTCCGCTTGGCGGCTTTGGCATCAGCCGTTATTTGTTGGACAAAAGCCTGGCTGATATTGCCGCAAAAAGCGGTGTAACAATTTTGCAAAAAACAAAAGTAGATGACGCAAAAAAACAAGATGATTTGTTCGTCATTTCTTTTCCGGGCAATGCAATAAAAACGAAAGTATGTTGTGCTGCTTACGGCAAGCGAAACAACCTTGATGTGAAATGGAAGCGTCCGTTTTTACGGCAAACAAGTTCGCGGTTGAACAATTACATTGGTATAAAATACCACGTCAAAACAGATTGGAAAGACAACGTCATTGGCCTGCACAATTTTGAAAACGGCTACTGCGGTATTTCAAAAATTGAGGGAAACGAATATTGTCTTTGCTACATGACAAAGGCCGAAAATTTAAAAGCCTGCGACAACAGCATTGAAGCCTTGCAGGAAAATATCTTGGCCCAAAATCCGCACCTCAAAAAAATTTTTTCGCAAAGTGAGGTAATGAAAGATTTTCCAGTTACCATTTCGCAAATCAATTTCGGCGCGAAAGAAAAAGTACAAGACGGCATACTTATGCTGGGCGATGCGGCTGGCATGATCACGCCGCTTTGCGGCAACGGCATGAGCATCGCTTTGCACACCGCAAAACTTGCGGCTGCGTTGATTGATGCTTTTCTCCAGGGAAAATTTTCGCAAAGCGAAATGGAAGAAGCCTATAAAAAGCAATGGAACAAAGCCTTTGCATCGCGTTTAAAAGCCGGCCGCTTCATTCAATCTTTTTTTGGCGGGAAACGGTTGAGTAATTTTTTTGTCGGCACGTTCAAAGCCTTTCCTTTTTTGACAAAGCCCGTTATCAAACTCACACACGGCAAACCGTTTTAA
- a CDS encoding methyltransferase domain-containing protein — protein sequence MHLQQHDNHKPFMPSFQQRSYKKELLDRNDVPFEDIKRNMQELNFINRHLGGHDITLDGIVALIQQAPVFNKQLSIVEIGCGGGDNLRAIKTWAAHIKLPVQLLGVDINEECIAYAKAQPRNTGIEFIHSDYKLTRFPAKPDVIFSSLFCHHFTDEELVAQLQWMNESSSLGFFINDLHRHPLAYYSIKILTGLFSKSYLVKNDAPLSVQRGFKKEDWKRLFRLAQIENYTCKWRWAFRWLVTYVHNGED from the coding sequence ATGCATTTACAACAACACGATAACCACAAACCCTTCATGCCTTCCTTTCAACAACGCTCCTACAAAAAAGAACTGCTTGACAGGAATGACGTTCCGTTTGAAGACATTAAACGGAATATGCAGGAGCTCAATTTCATCAACCGGCATTTGGGTGGTCATGACATAACATTAGACGGCATTGTTGCCCTTATTCAACAAGCGCCGGTGTTTAATAAACAACTAAGCATCGTTGAAATTGGTTGTGGCGGCGGCGATAATTTACGGGCTATTAAGACGTGGGCGGCGCACATCAAACTCCCCGTGCAATTGCTTGGCGTCGACATCAACGAAGAGTGCATTGCTTACGCAAAAGCACAACCGCGAAATACCGGTATCGAATTCATTCATTCAGATTACAAGTTGACACGGTTCCCCGCAAAACCCGATGTGATTTTCTCTTCACTTTTTTGTCATCATTTTACCGACGAAGAACTGGTGGCCCAATTGCAGTGGATGAACGAAAGTTCTTCGCTTGGTTTTTTTATCAATGATTTGCACCGGCATCCGTTAGCGTACTATTCTATCAAAATACTTACAGGCCTTTTTTCAAAAAGTTATTTGGTGAAGAACGACGCGCCGCTATCGGTGCAACGTGGTTTTAAAAAAGAAGACTGGAAGCGATTGTTTCGTTTGGCCCAAATTGAAAACTACACTTGCAAATGGCGATGGGCTTTTCGCTGGTTAGTAACTTACGTGCACAATGGTGAAGACTGA
- a CDS encoding UbiA family prenyltransferase yields the protein MLRRSTIQLLRFHFSLFLLPVYLFALSQANEINWRNAVLSFIILHLLVYPASNGYNSYMDRDETPIGGLASPLQPTKQLFYATVAMDVLAVMLSLCISPLFAGGVLLYILASRAYSYRGIRLKKYPVIGFLTVFIFQGALVFFISYEAVNAQGEKNPGWIPLLLSSLLIGALYPLTQIYQHEEDKKDGVTTISCLLGKRGTFVFSMTLFLLASLLMYFLFKEKGRLNHFTLFLFYLLPVVLFFLYWMNRVWKDGSTANFKNSLRMNLLSTLCTAAYFITLIILNH from the coding sequence ATGCTCCGCCGCTCCACCATACAACTCCTCCGCTTTCATTTCTCGCTTTTCCTCCTACCGGTTTATTTGTTTGCGTTGAGCCAGGCCAATGAAATTAATTGGCGCAATGCGGTTCTCTCTTTTATCATCCTGCACCTGTTGGTTTATCCCGCAAGCAACGGTTACAATTCTTACATGGACCGCGACGAAACGCCCATCGGCGGCCTCGCTTCGCCGTTGCAACCCACAAAGCAATTGTTTTACGCAACGGTGGCAATGGATGTTTTGGCGGTGATGCTTTCGCTTTGTATTTCTCCTCTTTTTGCGGGCGGCGTGCTGCTTTACATTCTGGCTTCGAGAGCTTACAGTTACCGCGGCATCCGGCTAAAAAAATATCCGGTCATCGGTTTTTTAACCGTTTTTATTTTTCAGGGTGCGCTTGTTTTTTTCATCTCGTACGAAGCGGTCAATGCGCAAGGCGAAAAAAATCCGGGATGGATACCGCTGTTGTTGTCGAGTTTATTAATTGGCGCTTTGTACCCGCTTACGCAAATCTACCAGCACGAAGAAGACAAAAAAGATGGCGTAACCACCATCAGTTGTCTGTTGGGTAAAAGAGGCACGTTTGTTTTTAGCATGACGCTTTTTTTGCTCGCCTCGCTGCTAATGTATTTTTTGTTTAAGGAGAAAGGCCGGTTAAACCATTTTACTTTGTTTTTGTTTTATCTCTTACCCGTGGTCTTATTTTTTCTGTATTGGATGAACAGGGTTTGGAAAGACGGAAGCACTGCCAATTTTAAAAACAGCTTGCGCATGAACCTCCTTTCCACCCTTTGCACTGCGGCTTATTTCATCACCCTGATCATTCTAAACCATTGA
- a CDS encoding CoA-binding protein translates to MAAKKTVVLGASDNPARYSYLALNRLKAHQHPIVAVGRKETAVNGIPIHKEHVPEEGVDTVTLYLNPRNQVEYYDYILSLKPKRIIFNPGTENEELEKLAKEHGIQTMEACTLVMLGTGQY, encoded by the coding sequence ATGGCAGCAAAGAAAACCGTAGTGCTTGGCGCATCGGACAATCCCGCACGGTACAGTTATCTGGCGCTTAACCGGCTCAAGGCGCATCAACATCCGATCGTGGCCGTAGGCCGGAAAGAAACTGCCGTGAACGGCATTCCCATTCACAAAGAACACGTTCCAGAAGAAGGCGTTGACACGGTAACGCTTTATCTGAACCCGCGCAACCAGGTTGAATACTACGATTATATTTTAAGTCTCAAACCCAAACGCATCATCTTCAATCCCGGCACCGAAAACGAAGAGTTGGAAAAACTGGCGAAAGAACACGGCATCCAAACAATGGAAGCCTGCACGCTGGTAATGTTGGGTACAGGGCAATATTAA
- a CDS encoding T9SS type A sorting domain-containing protein, translating into MKAFRLPFFLFSFFSFSLFASAQVPLLESYPSSSNVVFLDFDGHVVEGTSWNGSGPIVCDPAGFDAAQITTIFNRVAEDYRPFTLNITTDSTKYWAAPATHRMRVVLTTSSSWYGSAGGVSYINSFTWGDNSPCFVFTALLNNNLKYIAEAASHEIGHTLGLRHQSAYDAQCNKLSEYNIGRGSGEIGWAPIMGNSYYENMTLWHYGSNPFGCNDIQDDLSIILGNDNGISYRTDDFGNTTAMAATATFTANAFSMQGIIEQPGDVDAVKFTVSTPGRFTLDASPYSIATGNVGADLDLEVSLADNMGNVLGVYNDPATLNTQIDTTLSTGAYYLLVQGKGNIYAPGYASLGSYTLNATLSGNSPLPVHKLQLKAATEKGQHKLDWEIVADEKVISQTIEVATDAKGLQSLASIEASQRTYTYRPSATGLFYYRVKVLFDNGRVYYSNTVALRGSDALGKPSLVGNVTSGTLTVSSPSAYTYAVFDVAGRAVAKGSVTQGLNVISPALSSNGIYLIQFENGAERWAEKFSKQ; encoded by the coding sequence ATGAAAGCCTTTCGCTTACCCTTTTTTCTTTTTTCCTTTTTCTCTTTTTCTCTTTTTGCTTCCGCTCAGGTACCGTTGCTGGAAAGTTATCCTTCGTCGTCAAACGTCGTGTTCCTTGATTTTGACGGACACGTGGTAGAAGGCACAAGCTGGAACGGTAGCGGCCCGATCGTGTGCGATCCTGCTGGATTTGACGCCGCACAGATCACCACTATCTTTAACCGCGTAGCCGAAGATTATCGTCCCTTTACACTCAACATCACGACCGATTCAACCAAATACTGGGCAGCACCGGCCACACACCGGATGCGGGTTGTGCTTACTACCTCTTCTTCCTGGTATGGTTCAGCGGGTGGCGTGTCCTACATCAATTCGTTTACATGGGGCGACAATTCGCCGTGCTTTGTTTTTACAGCATTGTTGAACAACAATCTTAAATACATTGCCGAAGCAGCTTCTCACGAAATAGGCCATACGCTTGGCCTGCGCCATCAATCGGCTTACGATGCGCAATGCAACAAACTCTCGGAATACAACATTGGAAGAGGCAGCGGCGAAATTGGCTGGGCGCCCATCATGGGCAACAGCTATTACGAAAACATGACCCTCTGGCATTACGGTTCCAATCCCTTTGGTTGCAACGACATTCAGGACGATCTCTCCATTATTTTAGGCAACGACAACGGCATCAGCTACCGCACCGATGATTTCGGGAACACAACGGCAATGGCCGCAACGGCCACGTTTACAGCCAATGCTTTTTCAATGCAAGGCATCATTGAGCAACCGGGAGATGTGGACGCCGTGAAGTTTACGGTAAGCACACCGGGACGCTTTACGCTTGATGCATCGCCGTATTCCATCGCTACAGGAAACGTAGGTGCAGACCTTGACCTCGAAGTGTCGCTGGCGGACAACATGGGAAATGTTTTGGGTGTTTACAACGACCCCGCAACGCTGAATACGCAAATAGATACAACACTGTCCACCGGTGCCTACTACCTGCTCGTTCAAGGCAAGGGAAATATTTATGCGCCGGGATATGCAAGCCTCGGTTCCTACACGCTCAACGCAACGTTGTCGGGAAACAGTCCACTGCCTGTACACAAACTGCAATTAAAGGCGGCTACCGAAAAAGGGCAGCACAAACTGGACTGGGAGATTGTGGCCGATGAAAAAGTGATAAGTCAAACAATAGAAGTAGCAACAGACGCAAAAGGGTTGCAATCGCTCGCCTCAATTGAAGCGAGTCAAAGGACGTACACGTACAGGCCTTCTGCCACGGGTCTTTTTTACTACCGTGTAAAAGTTCTTTTCGACAACGGAAGAGTATATTATTCCAATACCGTGGCCTTGCGGGGCAGCGACGCCCTTGGCAAGCCTTCGCTGGTGGGCAACGTGACGAGCGGCACGCTGACGGTGAGCAGCCCTTCGGCTTATACCTACGCCGTATTCGACGTGGCGGGCCGTGCGGTGGCCAAAGGGAGTGTAACCCAAGGGTTGAACGTGATTTCGCCTGCGCTTTCTTCCAACGGCATTTACTTAATCCAGTTCGAAAACGGAGCCGAACGCTGGGCCGAAAAGTTCAGCAAACAGTGA
- a CDS encoding ribonuclease H-like YkuK family protein, with amino-acid sequence MRWRKFNGQPIETPIYNAVETAIKRETEAGYRLKVCIGTDSQVKGAETEFATVIVFLREGHGGFMFIHNEKTTHQYTIKERMLVEVAKSIEIAYELCNLFTLYAVDMEVHADINTNPNFKSNDALKEAMGYILGMGFAFKAKPEAFASSSCANKMVN; translated from the coding sequence ATGCGCTGGAGAAAGTTTAACGGCCAACCCATTGAAACCCCCATCTACAACGCCGTGGAAACGGCCATCAAACGCGAAACAGAAGCGGGGTATCGTTTAAAAGTTTGCATCGGTACCGATAGCCAGGTAAAAGGCGCCGAAACGGAATTTGCTACTGTCATCGTCTTTCTGCGCGAAGGCCACGGTGGCTTCATGTTCATTCACAACGAAAAAACCACGCACCAGTACACCATCAAAGAGCGGATGCTGGTAGAAGTCGCCAAGAGTATCGAGATTGCATACGAACTGTGCAATCTTTTTACTTTATACGCAGTGGACATGGAAGTACATGCCGACATCAACACCAATCCAAACTTCAAAAGCAACGATGCGCTGAAAGAAGCCATGGGCTATATTTTGGGAATGGGCTTTGCCTTTAAAGCCAAGCCCGAAGCCTTTGCCAGCAGCAGTTGCGCCAACAAGATGGTGAACTAA